The sequence TCGCGCTCGCCGGTCAGCCTTCCAAAATCCGCTTCGTCCGGCGGTGGCGGTCCCGGAACATCGGCTCGAAGCCGACCCACCCGAGCGGGCCGAACAGGTCCCCGACCACCGGAAGCCGGTACTCCACCCGGTCGCGCAGGAGCGTCCGGTCGTCGCCGTCGGCGTAGAAGTAGTGGGTGTGGTGCCACTCGGGGAACGGGCCTCCCTCCATCTGGTCCTCGAAGACCGCCGACCCCTCGCCCTCCTCGCGACGGACGATTCTCGAAGTCCACCGCTGGCGAGGACCCACGTCGAAGGGACGCATCGACATCCGGACCGCCGTGCCGGGGTCCAGCACCGCGTCGTCGCCGAGGAGACCCCCGTCCGGACCGTGGACTCCCTCGACTCGGAGGTGCATCCAGTCGGGCGTGAGCGCCTCCAGCCCGTCGATTCGGGAGTGGAACTCCCACACCTCGCTGAGCGGCGCGTCGACCCGGACTTCGCGCTGGTACGTGGCCATCAGTTCGGCGTAGGGACTGTAGGAACCCAATCCTTGCGGTCGCTCGGCGGGCGGTCGCTCGGCGGGCGGCAGCTCGACGGACGGTCCCCTCGCCGACGCCTACTCGCCGGTCAACAGGACGAAGACGCTCGTCAAGACGGCGGCGACGCCGACGGCTATCGCGGTCGGGTACGCGCCCCGGAGGTAGCCGACGGCCGCGACCCCGGCGAGCGCGACCGCGAGAACGAGCAGTGGCGACGCCGCCGCGCGAATCCGACCGCCGAGTCGGCCGAGCGAGCGCGTCGTGGAGTCGAATCGTGGCGTCATCGTTCGGTCGCCACTCGGTCGGTGGCGTCCGACCGCTGTTCGGCGAAGGTCAGCGACTCGCCGGTCTCGGGGTCGAAGTAGTGAAGCTTCGACCGGTCGAACTCGATTCGTATCTCCTCGCCGACCGCGACCTCCTCGTCGGGTGCGACCGAAGCGTTCATCGACCGGTCGTCGCCGACGGTGAGTTCGAGGACGGTCTTCTCGCCCTGCGGTTCGACCACCTCGACCGTCGCGGGGTAGCCCCGCTGGGCGACCGAGACGTTCTCCGGACGGACCCCGAGCGCGACCCGCTCGCCGACGCGATGCTCGACCTTCGACCGATGGCCTTCCGGAATCTCGTGTTCGAAGCCGCCGTAATCGACGACGAGTCCGCCCTCGCGCTGGCGCAGGTCGCCTTCGAGGAAGTTCATCGACGGACTCCCGAGGAAGTCCGCGACGAACATGTTCCGCGGATTGGCGTAGACGAACGTCGGTTCCCCGACCTGCTGAATCTCCCCGGCGTCCATCACGGCGATCTGGTCGGCGAGGGTCATCGCCTCTATCTGGTCGTGCGTGACGTAGACGGTGGTCGTGTCGAGTTCCTCGTGGAGTTTGTTGAGTTCCGCGCGCATCTGGACCCGCAACTTGGCGTCGAGGTTCGAGAGCGGTTCGTCCATCAGGAACACGTCGGGGTCCCGGACGATGGCCCGGCCCAGCGCGACGCGCTGTTGCTGGCCGCCCGACAGTTCCGATGGCTTGCGGTCGAGTAGCTCCTCTATCTGGAGGAGTTGCGCGGCGTCGGCCACGCGCTCCTCGATGACCTCGTCGTCGGTGCCCTGCTGTTCGAGGCCGAACCGCATGTTCTCCTCGACCGACTTGTGCGGGTACAGCGCGTAGTTCTGGAACACCATCGCGATGTCGCGCTCGTAGGCCCGCCGGTCGTTGACGATCTCCTCGCCGATGGAGATGGTTCCGTCGGTCGCGCGTTCCAGTCCCGCGACGAGTCGTAGGGTCGTCGTCTTGCCACACCCCGACGGTCCCACGAGGACCGTGAAACTCTCGTCGGGGATGTCGAGCGAGACGTGATCGACCGCGACCACGTCCTCGAACTCCTTGACCAGTTCGTCGAGTGTTACTTCAGCCATGTGTAGCTCCTCATTCTTTGACGGCTCCTTGGGTCAGTCCGCTGACGATGTACCGCTGGAAGAACAGTCCGAACAGGATGCCCGGCAGGGCCGCTATCATCCCGCCCGCGGCCAGATGTGCCCAGTCTACGAAGTCGTCGGCGACGAACAGCGAGACGGCGATGGGTAGCGTCTGGGCCTGCTCGGACGAGGTAAGCACGAGCGCGAAGACGAACTCGTTCCACGAGAAGATGAACGCCAGAATCGCGGTGGCCGCGATACCGGGCTTGGCGACCGGGAGGATTATCTTCACGAATCCCTCCCACGTCGAACACCCATCGACCTTCGCCTGCTCGTCCAAGCTCTCGGGCACCCCGTCGAAGTAGTTCTTCATTATCCACACCGCGAACGGCAGATTGAAGAACGTGTACGTCAGGATGAGCGCGACCTTGGTGTCGTAGAGGCTCCCCGTCAGACCACCGACGAGCGGCGGGTCCGACATGATGGCGAAGAACGGGACGATGAGCGCGATGGGCGGAATCATCCGGGCCGCGACGATAGAGAGGAGCAACGCCTTGTTCCCGAGGAAGTCGTACCGCGAGAACGTGTAGCCCGAGACGGTCCCGAGAGAGACGACGACGACGGTCGTGACGCTCGCCACCACGAGGCTGTTGAAGGTGTACAGCTCGAACGGGCGATTGGCGAAGATTTCGACGTAGTTGGAAATCGTCGGTTCGGTCGGGAAAAACGTCACTGGGAGGTTGATGACCGCGCCGGACGGTTTCAGGCTCGTGATGAAGATGTAGTAGATGGGGAACCACACCACGAACACGTACAGCCCCAGCAGTCCGTAGGCGACCAGTCGCTCGCGGACGACGCTGGGCCACTCGTTGTCGGTGTCGAGTCCGAAGCTATCCTGCAGTCGGTCTAGATACGAGGTTTTCGTACTCATGTTTCGTAGGGAGATTCACCGAAGACGCTGTACAGCACGGCGACGATGGCGAACGTGACCGCGAGGAGTACGACGCCGAGCGCCGCGCCCTGTCCGGGCGTGTTGAACACCATCGCGGTCCGGTAGAGCCACGAGGCCCACACCTCGGTCGCTTTCCCCGGACCGCCTTGGGTCATGACCCAGACGAGGTCCAGCGCCCGGATGTCGAAGATGATGCGAATCGTGAGCGCGACCAGAATCGACGGCTTGAGGAACGGGTAGGTGACGTTCCAGAACCGCGACCACCGGCTCGCGCCGTCAACCTCCGCCGCGTCGTACAGTTGTTCGGGCACGTTCTGGAGACCCGCCAGCAGGATGATGATGATGAACGGCGTGAACACCCACACGTCCGCGATGATGAGCGCCATCATCGCCAGCGTCCCGTCCGAGAGGAACGCGATGCGTTCGGCGATAACGTCCAGTCTGAGTAGCACGGCGTTGATGGCACCGTACTGGGTTTGGAACATCCAGCGCCACATCAGCCCGCTCATCACGTACGGGAGTATCCACGGCACGATGACCGCGGTCCGCAACCACCCGCGGCCTTTCAGGTCCTTGTCTAACAGCGTGGCGATACCCAGTCCGAGCAGGAACGAGATGGAGACGCTGAACCCCACGTAGACGATGGTGTTCCACGTGAAGTTGGCGAACTCCGCGTTCAGCACGCCGAACGGCCCGTCGCCCAACAGCAGGTCCGTGAAGTTCGCCAGCCCGACGAAGCTCCGCTGGCCGGTGATGGGGTCCACGAAGAACAGGCTGGACCAGAATAGCTGCAGCGTCGGATAGACGATGATGGCGGCTATCCAGAGCAGTGTAGGTCCGAGCGTGAGCGGGACGAACAGGCGGTCGAGGGTCCGTCGTATCCCTTGGCTACTAGTTGACATGAAATATCGAGTGGCGAGGCGGCGCTATCCGAGGACGCCGATGCGCTCGTAGAGTGCCTGCACCTGCTCTTGGGCGCTCTGGAGCGCGGCCTGTGGCTCCTTCTCGCCGAGGAACGCCTGCGTGGTCTGGTTCGAGAGTATCTCGTCCACCCGCGGTTGGGCGAGGTACGTCTCGCTCCGCGCGTTTTCGAGGTTGTACCGCTGGGCGTCGAGCCAGTCGCTCGGGTACTTCTCCCGAATCTCGGTGTCATCGTAGACCGACGGCACCGGCGCGGGGTTGCCCTCGACCAGCATGTCGGTCTTGCACGACTGGGTCGTACTCATGAACCGCGCGAACTGACGGGCCGCGTCCTTGTTCTGCGAGAACGCCGAGACGCTGACGCCGTTGGTGTCTTGGAACGTCGTGTTGGACGCGGGACCCTGCGGCGGCCGGGCGACGCCGAGGCGGTCGGAACTCCACCCTTCCGAGAGCGCCCGCGGACCCAGCGGCGTCCACGATTCGACCATCGCGAGGTTCCCGCCGACGAACGAGTCGCCGACGCCGCCCTCGCCCATGCTCTGGAGTCCGTCGGGAATCGCGTTCTGCTCGCGGAGCGGCAGGATGAAGTCGGTGAACACCGACTGGCCCGCGTCGCCCGCGAACACCGGTTCGTCGTTGTCGTTGAACAGTTGCCCACCGGCCTGATAGAGGAACTGCTTGAACGTGAACACGTCCTTGTTCCCCCACGTGAACGCGAAGCCGGACTTCTGGTCGTTCGAGAGCTGTGCCGCCATGTCGATGGTCTCCTGCCAGTTGCTCGGCGGCGACTCGATCCCCTGCTCGGACAGGTACTGCTGGTCGTAGAGGAAGGTCCCCCACTTGCCGATCTGCGGTGCCATGTACACCTGCCCGTCGAACGTGACGAGGTTCCGGAGACTCTCCGGGAACTTGCT is a genomic window of Halorussus salinus containing:
- a CDS encoding SRPBCC family protein, whose product is MATYQREVRVDAPLSEVWEFHSRIDGLEALTPDWMHLRVEGVHGPDGGLLGDDAVLDPGTAVRMSMRPFDVGPRQRWTSRIVRREEGEGSAVFEDQMEGGPFPEWHHTHYFYADGDDRTLLRDRVEYRLPVVGDLFGPLGWVGFEPMFRDRHRRTKRILEG
- a CDS encoding ABC transporter ATP-binding protein produces the protein MAEVTLDELVKEFEDVVAVDHVSLDIPDESFTVLVGPSGCGKTTTLRLVAGLERATDGTISIGEEIVNDRRAYERDIAMVFQNYALYPHKSVEENMRFGLEQQGTDDEVIEERVADAAQLLQIEELLDRKPSELSGGQQQRVALGRAIVRDPDVFLMDEPLSNLDAKLRVQMRAELNKLHEELDTTTVYVTHDQIEAMTLADQIAVMDAGEIQQVGEPTFVYANPRNMFVADFLGSPSMNFLEGDLRQREGGLVVDYGGFEHEIPEGHRSKVEHRVGERVALGVRPENVSVAQRGYPATVEVVEPQGEKTVLELTVGDDRSMNASVAPDEEVAVGEEIRIEFDRSKLHYFDPETGESLTFAEQRSDATDRVATER
- a CDS encoding carbohydrate ABC transporter permease; this translates as MSTKTSYLDRLQDSFGLDTDNEWPSVVRERLVAYGLLGLYVFVVWFPIYYIFITSLKPSGAVINLPVTFFPTEPTISNYVEIFANRPFELYTFNSLVVASVTTVVVVSLGTVSGYTFSRYDFLGNKALLLSIVAARMIPPIALIVPFFAIMSDPPLVGGLTGSLYDTKVALILTYTFFNLPFAVWIMKNYFDGVPESLDEQAKVDGCSTWEGFVKIILPVAKPGIAATAILAFIFSWNEFVFALVLTSSEQAQTLPIAVSLFVADDFVDWAHLAAGGMIAALPGILFGLFFQRYIVSGLTQGAVKE
- a CDS encoding carbohydrate ABC transporter permease; its protein translation is MSTSSQGIRRTLDRLFVPLTLGPTLLWIAAIIVYPTLQLFWSSLFFVDPITGQRSFVGLANFTDLLLGDGPFGVLNAEFANFTWNTIVYVGFSVSISFLLGLGIATLLDKDLKGRGWLRTAVIVPWILPYVMSGLMWRWMFQTQYGAINAVLLRLDVIAERIAFLSDGTLAMMALIIADVWVFTPFIIIILLAGLQNVPEQLYDAAEVDGASRWSRFWNVTYPFLKPSILVALTIRIIFDIRALDLVWVMTQGGPGKATEVWASWLYRTAMVFNTPGQGAALGVVLLAVTFAIVAVLYSVFGESPYET
- a CDS encoding sugar ABC transporter substrate-binding protein; the encoded protein is MKQTRRRFLKATGATGVAGVLGSGSALAQNQSITYYNAGSLEFDPGTAENISRFEDETGITVNVNEVPWQNLKTSLITQWRNESSEVDAFNGPTWWLSDFVSAQYVAPLQLGDDHMSKFPESLRNLVTFDGQVYMAPQIGKWGTFLYDQQYLSEQGIESPPSNWQETIDMAAQLSNDQKSGFAFTWGNKDVFTFKQFLYQAGGQLFNDNDEPVFAGDAGQSVFTDFILPLREQNAIPDGLQSMGEGGVGDSFVGGNLAMVESWTPLGPRALSEGWSSDRLGVARPPQGPASNTTFQDTNGVSVSAFSQNKDAARQFARFMSTTQSCKTDMLVEGNPAPVPSVYDDTEIREKYPSDWLDAQRYNLENARSETYLAQPRVDEILSNQTTQAFLGEKEPQAALQSAQEQVQALYERIGVLG